A window from Salvia miltiorrhiza cultivar Shanhuang (shh) chromosome 2, IMPLAD_Smil_shh, whole genome shotgun sequence encodes these proteins:
- the LOC131013463 gene encoding glutaredoxin-C9-like produces MQQAISYRNSLPNAAIAGGSSSPPPARAASAGEAAISDLRSVRQVVEENAVVVLARRGCCMCHVVKLLLHGHGVNPSILEVDEKKEADVNEELSSIIGGAPPQLPAVFVGGELFGGLEKIMGAHISGELVPRLREARALWL; encoded by the coding sequence ATGCAACAAGCCATCTCATACAGAAACTCGCTCCCCAACGCCGCCATAGCCGGCGGATCTTCCTCTCCGCCTCCAGCGAGGGCCGCCTCCGCGGGAGAGGCGGCGATCTCCGACCTGAGAAGCGTGCGGCAGGTGGTGGAGGAGAATGCGGTGGTGGTTTTGGCGAGGCGGGGCTGCTGTATGTGCCACGTGGTCAAGCTCTTGCTCCACGGCCACGGCGTCAATCCTTCCATACTCGAAGTCGACGAGAAGAAGGAAGCAGATGTAAATGAGGAGCTGTCGAGCATCATCGGCGGCGCCCCGCCGCAGTTACCGGCGGTGTTCGTCGGCGGAGAGCTATTTGGAGGGCTGGAGAAAATTATGGGTGCGCATATTTCCGGCGAACTCGTGCCTAGGCTTAGAGAAGCTCGAGCTCTATGGCTTTAA